A genome region from Nocardia sp. NBC_00565 includes the following:
- a CDS encoding TolB family protein: MNFDGGELKQLTAPGTTTGPDLRSLQHPAFSPDGSTIVFTRAHTIWVMASDETGQRQLLTDGYFNSEPVFSPDGAEIVFTSNRGGKDRSEIYMMDVDGDQVRSLTDDAMGHPSFAPDGTILFTRFTRDLATATGKAWVWVMNSDGSNPRSLTDPNRTAQHPSWGRGTDS, translated from the coding sequence ATGAACTTCGACGGCGGCGAGCTGAAGCAACTCACCGCCCCCGGCACCACAACCGGCCCCGACCTGAGATCGTTACAGCATCCGGCGTTCTCGCCGGATGGTTCGACGATCGTATTCACCAGAGCCCACACGATCTGGGTGATGGCATCCGACGAAACCGGCCAACGGCAGCTGCTGACGGATGGATATTTCAATTCCGAGCCGGTCTTCTCCCCGGACGGAGCCGAGATCGTGTTCACCAGCAACCGGGGTGGGAAGGATCGGTCGGAGATCTACATGATGGATGTCGATGGCGATCAGGTCCGCTCGCTCACCGATGACGCCATGGGTCATCCGTCGTTCGCCCCGGACGGCACGATCCTGTTCACGCGTTTCACCCGTGATCTGGCGACGGCCACGGGCAAAGCCTGGGTCTGGGTGATGAACAGCGACGGCAGCAACCCGCGTAGCCTCACTGATCCGAATCGAACTGCGCAGCATCCGAGTTGGGGCAGAGGAACCGATTCTTGA
- a CDS encoding MmyB family transcriptional regulator codes for MQVLNAVARTLSLDAAEKAHLYRLADVPTVPTSHAGTALPEELQVILDHLEPLPAVVLSARYDVLAHNKPYEALCPGFLLGERNVVGRVFLTPQCCNTYHHNWDDLRRMVGYLRGAYAKNLGDPGWEDFITGLCGESEDFASLWARNDVAVPASRTKQVRNLAVGELEMFLTSMSLPSLPHAWMQVYTPTDELAWVKLRELLAMTEEQRQRPWTEHRERYHVAAG; via the coding sequence GTGCAGGTGCTCAACGCGGTGGCCCGCACGCTCTCCTTGGACGCCGCGGAGAAGGCGCATCTGTACCGGCTCGCGGATGTGCCGACGGTGCCGACCTCGCATGCGGGAACCGCTTTGCCGGAGGAGCTTCAGGTGATCCTGGACCACCTCGAGCCGCTGCCCGCTGTCGTGCTGAGCGCGCGTTATGACGTGTTGGCTCATAACAAGCCGTATGAGGCGTTGTGTCCGGGTTTTCTGCTCGGTGAGCGCAATGTCGTTGGTCGGGTGTTCCTGACTCCGCAGTGTTGCAACACTTATCACCACAATTGGGATGATCTGCGTCGGATGGTCGGTTATTTGCGTGGTGCTTACGCGAAGAACCTCGGTGATCCGGGTTGGGAGGATTTCATCACTGGATTGTGTGGTGAGAGTGAGGATTTCGCGTCGTTGTGGGCGCGGAATGATGTGGCGGTGCCGGCGAGTCGGACGAAGCAGGTCCGTAATTTGGCGGTGGGGGAGTTGGAGATGTTTTTGACGAGTATGAGTTTGCCGTCGTTGCCGCATGCGTGGATGCAGGTGTATACGCCGACTGATGAGTTGGCGTGGGTGAAGTTGCGTGAGTTGTTGGCGATGACCGAGGAGCAGCGGCAGCGTCCCTGGACCGAGCATCGCGAGCGTTATCACGTGGCGGCGGGATAG
- a CDS encoding TerD family protein: MRGQSAVVDVEDIMVSVRHTAAVELSALLLTAQGRVRDAAGLVFYNQPLGPGVRLAAGSPGGPSPLEIALHMVPVGIDYVRVVIALDDQQDHLGDYPAPLVWIADSAGNVLYECVIEGLGGEATVVAVDLDRAETGGWSVLSATVTAVVSPLWSPPTA, encoded by the coding sequence ATGCGAGGACAGTCCGCGGTGGTCGATGTCGAGGACATCATGGTGTCGGTGCGACATACCGCGGCGGTCGAGCTGTCTGCGTTGCTGCTCACCGCGCAGGGCCGGGTCCGCGATGCTGCCGGTTTGGTCTTCTACAACCAGCCGCTCGGGCCGGGGGTGCGGCTGGCGGCGGGCTCGCCCGGCGGGCCGAGCCCGCTTGAGATCGCCCTGCACATGGTGCCGGTCGGGATCGATTATGTCCGGGTGGTTATTGCCCTCGATGATCAGCAAGACCATTTGGGTGACTATCCGGCACCGCTCGTGTGGATCGCTGACAGTGCCGGAAACGTGTTGTACGAGTGCGTGATCGAGGGTTTGGGTGGTGAGGCGACGGTGGTCGCGGTGGATCTGGACCGCGCCGAGACCGGTGGCTGGTCCGTGCTCTCGGCCACGGTTACCGCAGTGGTTTCACCGCTCTGGTCACCGCCCACGGCGTGA
- a CDS encoding glycoside hydrolase domain-containing protein, which translates to MKLLDFSASLIDPQAINYAGYDGVIGYFSDSRPGANFGAKPLRRDYCDRLRALGLEIVSNYQYGKGATSDWLGGFDGGVRHAEIALKYHTEAGGPGNRPIYAPVDSNPSLQEWNSQIAPFLRGWASVVGLEWTGMYGNARCIDWALEDGVATWFWQHNWSGDPSINGDHPAAHIHQIEIDQRTVGGVGVDVNITLEHDYGQWSAVATGGDSAGGHPLGVDLVPYREQMNGLWNDADNTKQLIVEHSTESESGNTSVIGYLERTGNGSYQTMIDFDGEEVRMVSDKKQAWAAMEQGNRRGLHVCAMGRAEWARDRWQQEGKLLERTAMRYAEWSRLYGIPLVKISAADAANGVRGIVGHIDITAAFHESDHWDPGPNFPYDIVIARAFEINNGTTISEALMSLADEELGKRFGSRSKYRANDDLVDTLVGFILNIDARIHEEHVEREALKGVGWAVDLVKREAARGDAGAQAVLAEIEGAK; encoded by the coding sequence GTGAAACTGTTGGACTTCTCTGCGAGTCTGATCGACCCGCAAGCCATCAACTATGCGGGATACGACGGTGTCATCGGCTACTTCTCGGACTCACGGCCCGGCGCGAACTTCGGTGCGAAGCCGCTGCGGCGCGATTACTGCGATCGCCTGCGCGCGTTGGGGTTGGAGATCGTCTCGAACTACCAGTACGGCAAGGGCGCTACTTCGGATTGGCTCGGCGGATTCGATGGCGGCGTCCGGCACGCCGAGATCGCCCTGAAGTACCACACCGAGGCGGGCGGGCCTGGCAACCGGCCGATCTACGCGCCCGTCGACTCGAACCCTTCCCTCCAAGAGTGGAATTCGCAGATCGCACCGTTCCTGCGCGGCTGGGCGTCGGTGGTCGGCCTGGAGTGGACCGGTATGTACGGCAACGCGCGCTGCATCGACTGGGCGCTCGAGGACGGCGTCGCCACCTGGTTCTGGCAGCACAACTGGTCCGGCGATCCATCGATTAACGGCGACCATCCCGCCGCTCACATTCACCAGATCGAAATCGACCAACGCACGGTCGGCGGCGTCGGAGTGGACGTGAACATCACTCTCGAACACGACTACGGGCAGTGGTCCGCTGTGGCGACAGGCGGAGATAGCGCCGGCGGGCATCCGCTTGGAGTCGATCTCGTTCCATATCGCGAGCAAATGAACGGGCTGTGGAACGACGCCGACAACACCAAGCAGCTGATCGTTGAGCACAGCACCGAGAGCGAGAGCGGGAACACCTCGGTCATCGGCTACCTGGAGCGAACCGGCAACGGCTCCTACCAGACGATGATCGACTTCGACGGCGAAGAAGTGCGCATGGTGTCCGACAAAAAGCAGGCGTGGGCAGCGATGGAGCAAGGCAACCGCCGCGGCCTGCATGTATGCGCGATGGGCCGAGCCGAGTGGGCGCGTGACCGGTGGCAGCAAGAGGGAAAGCTGCTCGAGCGCACCGCGATGCGGTATGCGGAATGGAGTCGCCTGTACGGCATCCCACTCGTGAAGATCAGCGCCGCTGACGCGGCCAACGGAGTGCGGGGGATCGTCGGCCACATCGACATCACCGCTGCGTTCCACGAGTCCGACCACTGGGACCCCGGCCCCAACTTCCCCTACGACATCGTGATCGCGCGGGCATTCGAGATCAACAACGGCACAACGATATCGGAGGCGCTCATGTCCCTGGCAGATGAAGAACTCGGCAAGCGGTTCGGATCGCGGTCGAAATACCGTGCCAACGACGACCTGGTCGACACGCTCGTCGGGTTCATCCTCAACATCGACGCTCGAATCCACGAGGAGCATGTCGAACGCGAAGCGCTGAAAGGTGTCGGCTGGGCCGTCGACCTCGTGAAGCGGGAAGCCGCGCGGGGTGATGCGGGTGCGCAGGCTGTACTGGCGGAGATCGAAGGGGCCAAATGA
- a CDS encoding IPT/TIG domain-containing protein: MPTITSLSPTSGPASGNTSVTITGTGFVPIVTNVKFGATATTFTVDSPTQITAIAPPGSGTVQVTVTTSGGGTSNGVSYTYLPVPSLTSVSPTQGPTTGGNTVTLTGTNLTGVTAVSFDGAAATSFTVVTDTQITAVAPAGTGIVQITVTAPGGTSNGATYTYVVVPTITSISPTAGPTSGGTSVTITGTEFTGPLTVKFGTTATTFTVNSSTQLTAIAPPGTGAVQVTVTGSGGTSNGVSYTYV, translated from the coding sequence ATGCCAACCATCACTTCCCTCTCTCCGACCTCGGGGCCCGCCTCAGGGAATACCAGTGTCACGATTACCGGCACCGGGTTCGTCCCTATTGTCACCAACGTGAAGTTCGGCGCGACGGCGACGACTTTCACGGTGGACTCTCCCACGCAGATCACGGCCATCGCCCCTCCGGGGTCGGGTACGGTGCAGGTCACCGTCACCACGTCGGGTGGTGGTACCAGTAATGGTGTTTCCTACACTTATCTCCCGGTTCCTTCCCTGACCAGCGTGAGTCCCACTCAGGGGCCCACCACTGGCGGGAACACGGTCACCCTCACCGGCACCAATCTGACAGGTGTCACCGCAGTCAGCTTCGATGGTGCGGCGGCAACCTCCTTCACGGTCGTCACGGACACCCAGATCACGGCTGTCGCTCCTGCTGGAACCGGCATTGTGCAGATCACCGTCACCGCCCCGGGCGGAACCAGCAACGGGGCGACCTACACCTATGTCGTCGTACCCACCATCACGTCCATCTCCCCGACGGCGGGACCCACCTCGGGCGGTACCAGTGTCACGATCACCGGCACCGAATTCACCGGCCCCCTCACCGTGAAGTTCGGCACCACCGCCACCACCTTCACCGTGAACTCCAGCACGCAGCTCACCGCGATCGCCCCCCCGGGGACGGGCGCGGTGCAAGTCACCGTCACCGGCTCGGGTGGTACCAGCAACGGGGTGTCCTACACCTACGTCTGA
- a CDS encoding P-loop NTPase fold protein, with amino-acid sequence MAGRLVLNIASQCRAMTSLGDIVEVALRLEESLAAHGEWKSAAATGRPLLDPTLAEMRAAISSAFEAARESDSTLMISFIGHATATAADDFYLLVTDSESQPDSASAFHLLNGLREQLYRGDLEGLVLLIDSCDAPRGLAQLLGRGATTPVEVLQASVEGPAYGPAQFSEALVKIFDEGIPDAGARLTCGDVVAALGPALAPKQIPNYSSYSQMQPTWLVHNQARPGANPVPAHVHPALRSGQMLIPGIAGDETSGPDSLGVDADAAALAALIASTRLVPPLAVAVYGEWGSGKTFFMRRIEANIDRLTARDPGGTVFEPAVRHIRFGAWHYARGNLWASLLEHVFTTLCPPDSTADQMLVELTASIPVIQEALADADQRVDATKLRIDEITAEIGSARERHDDTLESLKSVRARDIWAAITSDGEVSQQFQAVAAELNIPAAINSTRELLGSTRTVIALVSKVKFLATAGKHWYSSPLAAAGFIAVMVGAITTLGAAVSPDTFHTIAALMATLATAGSGAAAWIVRQSTLARGLLGPAERLQCQIEQRVEEERVKQAAELKKLEAQAAVARAELDAAREQKAAAVEDLDAARRTRDELTPARLLEDYIANRAASGEYAEHLGVVGMAHRDLRRLGGHLRDAASDPSVCIKRIVLYIDDLDRCAPNVVVEVLEVVHLLLALPLFVVVVGVDPRSLDRSLRATFPEMLGSGDEAPSSWAYLEKIFQLTYTLQPMTLAGCQTILREVASRGGTHTVTSYPGPESWPSNELFPATDSTDPETSIDDGGSTASVIAAPVSETSADERLAEALILSDNDLATLEVMAPLVATTPRRVKRFLNIYVVVRARLAAEPHNTDALAVLVATLIGTPDSLGRMLRESDRASAAGSFGQWAREAQLNITDAVESARVAAFLDNAGTVLDLSFSTVLDHLSLVRPYVVGGV; translated from the coding sequence GTGGCAGGTCGGCTCGTACTGAACATCGCCTCGCAATGCAGAGCGATGACAAGCTTGGGGGATATCGTCGAAGTCGCTCTGCGGCTGGAGGAGTCGCTGGCTGCACACGGGGAATGGAAGTCGGCGGCGGCGACGGGGCGGCCCCTGCTCGATCCGACGCTCGCGGAGATGCGTGCGGCGATATCGTCGGCTTTCGAAGCCGCACGTGAGTCCGATTCCACCCTGATGATCAGCTTTATCGGACATGCCACGGCGACCGCTGCCGACGACTTCTACCTGCTGGTCACTGATTCGGAGAGTCAGCCGGATTCGGCCAGTGCTTTTCATCTTCTGAACGGATTGCGTGAACAGTTGTATCGGGGGGACCTCGAAGGTCTTGTTCTGCTGATCGACTCATGCGATGCGCCGCGCGGATTGGCTCAGCTGCTAGGAAGGGGCGCGACGACGCCGGTCGAGGTTCTACAAGCAAGTGTGGAGGGACCGGCATACGGGCCGGCCCAATTCAGCGAAGCACTCGTCAAGATCTTCGATGAGGGCATTCCGGACGCGGGAGCCCGCCTCACCTGTGGTGATGTAGTAGCCGCTCTGGGGCCAGCTCTCGCGCCGAAGCAAATCCCCAACTACTCGAGCTACTCCCAGATGCAACCGACGTGGCTTGTGCACAATCAGGCTCGGCCCGGTGCGAATCCAGTACCCGCGCACGTGCACCCGGCGTTGCGGTCGGGGCAGATGCTCATTCCAGGTATTGCCGGTGATGAGACCTCGGGTCCCGACAGCTTGGGGGTGGATGCGGACGCTGCCGCGCTGGCCGCGCTGATAGCGTCCACGCGGTTGGTTCCGCCGTTGGCGGTTGCGGTTTATGGCGAGTGGGGCAGCGGCAAGACATTTTTCATGCGTCGGATAGAAGCCAATATCGACCGGCTCACTGCGCGTGACCCGGGCGGCACGGTCTTCGAGCCCGCAGTGCGGCACATCCGCTTCGGGGCGTGGCACTACGCGCGCGGCAATTTGTGGGCCAGTCTGCTGGAGCACGTCTTCACGACACTGTGCCCGCCGGATTCGACAGCCGATCAGATGTTGGTGGAGCTGACTGCGAGTATCCCCGTAATCCAAGAAGCCCTCGCAGATGCCGACCAGCGGGTCGACGCTACCAAGCTGCGAATCGACGAAATAACCGCTGAGATCGGATCGGCGCGAGAGCGTCATGACGATACGCTGGAATCGCTGAAATCCGTACGTGCACGAGATATCTGGGCGGCGATCACCTCAGATGGTGAGGTGAGCCAACAGTTTCAGGCAGTCGCAGCGGAACTGAACATCCCGGCCGCCATCAACAGCACACGCGAGCTCCTCGGCTCGACCCGCACGGTCATTGCATTGGTGTCCAAGGTCAAGTTCCTCGCCACCGCAGGCAAACATTGGTACTCGTCGCCACTCGCGGCGGCGGGATTCATCGCCGTGATGGTCGGAGCCATCACGACTCTGGGTGCGGCGGTGTCACCGGATACCTTCCACACGATCGCTGCGTTGATGGCGACTTTGGCGACCGCCGGGTCGGGCGCTGCTGCGTGGATTGTGCGGCAATCGACGTTGGCCCGCGGCCTCCTCGGACCGGCAGAACGTTTGCAATGCCAGATCGAGCAGCGAGTTGAAGAGGAACGCGTCAAACAGGCGGCCGAATTGAAAAAGCTTGAGGCCCAGGCCGCCGTCGCGCGCGCCGAGCTCGACGCTGCCCGGGAACAAAAAGCTGCGGCTGTCGAGGATCTCGATGCTGCCCGCCGAACGCGCGATGAGTTGACCCCAGCGCGACTACTGGAGGACTACATCGCGAACCGGGCTGCCAGCGGCGAGTACGCCGAGCACCTCGGAGTCGTCGGAATGGCGCACCGCGATCTGCGCCGACTCGGCGGCCACCTGCGTGACGCGGCTTCGGACCCATCCGTCTGCATCAAACGGATCGTTCTCTACATTGACGATCTCGACCGATGCGCGCCCAACGTGGTCGTCGAGGTGCTGGAAGTCGTGCATCTGCTCCTTGCGCTGCCACTGTTTGTCGTCGTGGTCGGTGTCGATCCACGCAGTCTCGACCGATCGTTGCGCGCAACGTTTCCGGAGATGCTCGGTTCCGGCGACGAAGCCCCCTCCTCATGGGCCTACCTCGAGAAAATCTTTCAACTGACCTATACATTGCAGCCGATGACTCTGGCGGGATGCCAGACGATCCTCCGCGAGGTAGCTAGTCGTGGCGGGACGCATACCGTCACAAGCTATCCCGGCCCTGAATCATGGCCGAGCAATGAATTGTTCCCGGCGACCGACAGCACCGATCCTGAAACCTCGATCGACGACGGTGGGTCCACCGCGAGCGTGATAGCCGCACCTGTTTCTGAGACGTCGGCTGACGAGCGGCTCGCCGAGGCATTGATATTGTCCGACAACGACCTTGCAACGCTCGAGGTGATGGCCCCACTGGTGGCGACGACTCCGCGGCGCGTAAAACGATTCCTCAACATCTACGTCGTGGTGCGAGCTCGGCTCGCGGCCGAACCGCACAACACCGACGCATTGGCTGTGTTGGTGGCTACCCTCATCGGCACACCCGATTCACTGGGCCGGATGCTACGGGAATCCGACCGAGCGAGCGCCGCAGGATCGTTTGGACAATGGGCCCGCGAAGCTCAACTCAACATCACCGATGCTGTCGAATCCGCCCGAGTCGCTGCGTTTCTCGATAACGCTGGCACCGTGCTCGACCTCTCCTTTTCCACCGTCCTGGACCATCTGTCTCTGGTCAGACCCTATGTCGTCGGCGGGGTGTAA
- a CDS encoding IS3 family transposase produces MVKYAGPDDIAETAGTSAPEGQRFSIRRMARLLGVSTSGYYAYVKRCTATVSTLRQQRRADLTVKILDVHAESDGTYGSPRITAELRARGEVVSAKTVAAIMARIGIEGISPRTFKVRTTITDPAASFPPDLVRRNFDQGRLDAVWTTDFTYLTCGQGDMYLCAIRDGHSRRVLAHVVADHIGADVVCRAIDEAVAVRGHPVDGTVLHSDRGGEFTAAMTVNACHRHQLKRSMGDTG; encoded by the coding sequence ATGGTGAAGTACGCCGGCCCCGATGACATCGCCGAGACCGCGGGCACCAGCGCCCCCGAGGGGCAACGATTCTCGATCCGTCGTATGGCGCGCCTGCTGGGAGTGTCGACGTCGGGTTACTACGCGTATGTGAAACGTTGCACGGCAACGGTTTCGACGCTACGTCAGCAGCGTCGTGCCGATCTGACGGTGAAGATCCTCGACGTCCACGCCGAGTCCGACGGTACCTACGGTTCTCCGCGGATCACTGCCGAGCTACGCGCACGGGGTGAAGTGGTCAGCGCCAAGACCGTCGCGGCGATCATGGCCCGGATCGGGATCGAGGGCATCAGCCCACGCACGTTCAAGGTCCGCACCACGATCACCGATCCTGCCGCGTCGTTCCCGCCGGACCTGGTACGCCGCAACTTCGATCAAGGGCGCCTCGACGCGGTCTGGACGACCGATTTCACCTATCTGACCTGCGGACAGGGCGACATGTACTTGTGCGCCATCCGTGACGGGCATTCCCGCCGCGTGCTCGCCCACGTCGTGGCCGATCACATCGGCGCCGACGTGGTGTGCCGAGCCATCGACGAGGCCGTAGCAGTGCGTGGGCATCCGGTGGACGGGACCGTGCTGCATTCCGATCGCGGGGGCGAGTTCACCGCGGCGATGACAGTCAACGCCTGTCACCGCCACCAGCTGAAACGGTCGATGGGCGATACCGGATAA
- a CDS encoding site-specific integrase, with the protein MSVQRDSVVVTVDSVVADFRHWLACERALSPATVECYGRQARSFLSRLPAPLEQTLAQLDAAQVMAFMLDFCPERNTWSAKAMVTSLRAVLRFLHVSGRTRVALAGAVPAVSGWRLASLPRGIDAATVAQIVAGCDRGTALGRRNYAVVIMLVRLGLRSVEVTRLRLGDFDWRAGEVTVHGKGGRVDRLPVPVEVGDAVTAYLTAGRPVTESRAVFCGLRPPFGPLAACTISTIVGHACDRAGVERVFAHRLRHSLATDLLRAGASLPEIGQVLRHRDIASTSIYAKVDVEALRPLARPWPTGVL; encoded by the coding sequence GTGAGTGTTCAACGGGATTCGGTTGTCGTCACGGTGGATTCGGTCGTAGCGGATTTCCGTCATTGGCTGGCGTGTGAGCGGGCGCTGTCCCCGGCGACGGTGGAATGTTATGGCCGCCAAGCCCGAAGCTTTCTGTCCCGCCTGCCCGCACCACTGGAGCAAACGCTGGCGCAGTTGGATGCGGCTCAGGTGATGGCGTTCATGCTGGACTTCTGTCCGGAACGCAACACGTGGTCGGCGAAGGCGATGGTGACCTCCTTGCGGGCGGTGTTGCGGTTCCTGCACGTCAGTGGCCGAACCCGGGTGGCATTGGCTGGGGCTGTTCCCGCGGTGTCGGGGTGGCGGCTGGCGTCGCTGCCACGAGGAATCGACGCCGCGACCGTGGCACAGATCGTTGCCGGCTGCGACCGGGGCACCGCGCTCGGCCGGCGTAACTACGCCGTGGTGATCATGCTCGTCCGTCTGGGACTACGCAGTGTCGAGGTCACCCGTCTTCGGCTGGGTGACTTCGATTGGCGCGCCGGCGAAGTCACCGTTCACGGCAAAGGCGGCCGGGTCGACCGGTTGCCAGTGCCCGTCGAGGTCGGTGACGCCGTCACGGCCTATCTGACAGCGGGCCGGCCGGTCACCGAGTCGCGTGCGGTGTTCTGCGGGTTACGGCCACCGTTCGGGCCGTTGGCGGCGTGCACGATCTCCACGATCGTCGGACATGCCTGCGATCGTGCCGGGGTCGAGAGGGTGTTCGCTCACCGGCTCAGGCACTCTCTAGCCACCGATCTGTTGCGGGCCGGGGCGTCGTTGCCGGAGATCGGGCAGGTGTTGCGGCACCGCGACATCGCCTCCACCAGCATTTACGCCAAGGTCGATGTCGAGGCGTTGCGTCCGCTGGCGCGGCCGTGGCCGACCGGGGTGCTGTGA
- a CDS encoding tyrosine-type recombinase/integrase — translation MTGLGEAAEDYLAMRRALGFTLVGEARLLMRLVNYCHARECEHLTTELMLDWATEPGPRAHSAGTYYQGRKLAVARNFARHLQILDPVTEVPPGDLLTARAPKLIPHLFTPEQVQALMRAAARITPPLKASTWSTLIGLLAVTGMRSGEACRLDHDHVDLDQATLLIANTKFGKTRQVFLHPSTIAALRRYTDLRDRCCPNPATSAFFVSARGGRLNVSQVAPLFATLLDATGITAAPGRRRPRPHDLRHSFAVATLIDFHHDGAPVEPRLPVLSTWLGHVDPKSTYHYLHAAPQLLTLAAQRIDDHERSRS, via the coding sequence ATGACCGGGTTGGGTGAGGCCGCCGAGGACTACCTCGCGATGCGGCGGGCTCTGGGTTTCACGCTCGTCGGCGAAGCCCGGTTGCTGATGCGGCTGGTCAACTACTGCCACGCACGCGAATGTGAGCATCTGACAACAGAATTGATGCTGGACTGGGCAACCGAACCCGGCCCGCGAGCACATTCGGCCGGAACCTACTATCAGGGCCGCAAGCTGGCGGTCGCGCGGAACTTCGCCCGACACCTGCAGATCCTGGACCCCGTCACCGAAGTCCCGCCCGGCGACCTGCTGACCGCACGCGCGCCGAAACTGATCCCGCACCTGTTCACGCCCGAACAGGTCCAAGCACTGATGCGGGCAGCCGCGCGAATAACGCCGCCGCTCAAGGCAAGTACCTGGTCCACCCTTATCGGGCTGCTCGCGGTGACCGGCATGCGCAGCGGCGAAGCCTGCCGACTCGACCATGACCACGTCGACCTCGACCAGGCCACACTGCTGATCGCGAACACGAAATTCGGCAAGACCCGGCAAGTATTCCTGCATCCGAGCACGATCGCGGCGCTGCGCCGCTACACCGATCTGCGCGACCGTTGCTGCCCGAACCCGGCAACCTCGGCGTTCTTCGTATCCGCACGCGGCGGCAGACTCAACGTGTCCCAGGTCGCACCGTTGTTCGCCACGCTGCTCGACGCCACAGGAATCACCGCCGCCCCAGGCCGGCGCCGGCCGCGCCCGCACGACCTGCGTCACTCGTTCGCTGTCGCGACGCTGATCGATTTCCATCACGACGGGGCACCGGTGGAGCCGCGGCTGCCGGTGCTGTCGACCTGGCTCGGACACGTCGACCCGAAATCCACCTACCACTACCTGCACGCCGCACCGCAGCTGCTCACCCTGGCCGCGCAGCGGATCGACGACCACGAAAGGAGCCGGTCGTGA
- a CDS encoding tyrosine-type recombinase/integrase, with protein MTALAPVLQRFFTERLIRQRQASPNTIASYRDTFSLLLRFTQSRTGIPPHRLDITDLDTELITAFLQHLEEQRTNSIATRNTRLAAIHSLFRYAAQHTPEHADHISRVLSIPPKRHDRTIVCFLTSEETQALLVAPDRTTQLGRRDHTLLRLACQTGLRVSELTALTRDDIHLDTGAHVRCHGKGRKDRATPITRPTAATLRAWITETGCRPSAPVFTTRQGHRLSTDAVARLVTKHAATAAISAPTITSKRVTPHTLRHTAAMALLHSGTDTAVIALWLGHESPSTTQIYLHADMSLKEQALARVRPINTSPGRYHPPDQLLAFLEEL; from the coding sequence GTGACCGCACTCGCACCGGTGCTGCAACGGTTCTTCACCGAACGGCTGATCCGGCAACGCCAAGCCAGCCCCAATACCATCGCCTCCTACCGTGACACCTTCTCGCTGCTGTTGCGGTTCACGCAATCGCGCACCGGGATCCCGCCGCACCGCCTCGACATCACCGACCTGGACACCGAATTGATCACCGCGTTCCTGCAGCACCTCGAGGAACAGCGAACCAACAGCATCGCCACCCGCAACACCCGGCTCGCAGCGATCCACTCCCTGTTCCGCTACGCCGCCCAGCACACACCTGAACACGCCGACCACATCAGCCGCGTGCTGTCGATCCCGCCGAAACGACACGACCGGACCATCGTCTGCTTCCTTACCAGCGAAGAAACCCAGGCTCTGCTCGTCGCACCCGACCGCACCACCCAACTCGGACGCCGCGACCACACCCTGCTGCGGCTGGCCTGCCAAACCGGACTCCGCGTCTCCGAACTCACCGCACTGACCAGAGACGACATCCACCTCGACACCGGTGCCCACGTCCGCTGCCACGGCAAAGGACGAAAAGACCGCGCTACCCCCATCACCCGGCCCACCGCGGCCACGCTGCGAGCATGGATCACCGAAACCGGCTGCCGGCCCTCAGCCCCGGTCTTCACAACCCGGCAAGGACACCGGCTATCGACCGATGCAGTCGCCCGCCTGGTCACCAAACACGCTGCCACCGCAGCCATCTCGGCACCGACGATCACCAGCAAACGAGTCACCCCACACACCCTTCGCCACACAGCGGCAATGGCGCTGTTGCACAGTGGAACCGACACCGCCGTCATCGCGCTCTGGCTCGGCCACGAAAGCCCCTCCACCACACAGATCTACCTCCACGCCGACATGAGCCTCAAGGAACAAGCCCTCGCCCGCGTCCGACCAATCAACACCAGCCCCGGCCGATACCATCCACCCGACCAGCTACTTGCATTCCTCGAAGAACTCTGA
- a CDS encoding transposase produces the protein MPPRKRRSFTAEYKVEAAHRVIDSGRSIAVVARELGIHETVLSTWVKDERRRIAAAEVGGEKPLDAAERAELLRLRRQVGELEKDNAFLAKASAYAARRVMPITA, from the coding sequence ATGCCTCCTCGCAAGCGTCGGTCGTTCACGGCCGAGTACAAGGTCGAGGCTGCTCATCGGGTGATCGATTCCGGTCGCTCGATCGCTGTGGTCGCTCGTGAACTCGGTATTCACGAGACCGTGCTCAGTACCTGGGTCAAAGACGAGCGGCGCCGGATCGCCGCGGCCGAGGTCGGTGGTGAGAAACCTCTGGACGCGGCCGAGCGAGCCGAGTTGCTGCGTTTACGCAGGCAAGTCGGCGAGCTGGAGAAGGACAATGCGTTCTTGGCAAAAGCTTCGGCTTATGCCGCCCGGCGGGTTATGCCGATCACTGCCTGA